AGTATAATATTTAATTCCATCTTCAATCAATTCATACATTTCCATAACTTCTATACCTTTATTCTTTAAAGTCTTCTTCGGTTTATGACCAATTCTGGTACAGAAAATTGCTGTGCAATCATCAAGCATTGCAATTATATTTTCCATCCTGGACCCTTTATCAAAACACTCTTTACCTGAACAATATTTTTCAATTTCCCTTTCTTCATAAAACTCTACAATATTGTTATAAAAAGTATAAATTAGGAATTTATCTGCATGACCAAAGTGTTGATCTATTATTTTGCCACTTTTTGAAGCAATAGCAAAGAAATATTTAGGCTGCTGTTTTTTATTTTTGAATTTTGAACTTATTATATATTTACTCAACTTTCGGAGTTCAAAATTTCTAACGGCTTCTTGATATAACTGGGAAGAA
This genomic interval from Halanaerobiaceae bacterium ANBcell28 contains the following:
- a CDS encoding NifB/NifX family molybdenum-iron cluster-binding protein: SSQLYQEAVRNFELRKLSKYIISSKFKNKKQQPKYFFAIASKSGKIIDQHFGHADKFLIYTFYNNIVEFYEEREIEKYCSGKECFDKGSRMENIIAMLDDCTAIFCTRIGHKPKKTLKNKGIEVMEMYELIEDGIKYYTNDVIENKKTALLFK